In Corynebacterium aquatimens, one genomic interval encodes:
- a CDS encoding YhgE/Pip domain-containing protein — protein sequence MSTSISANDYDPEYQYDYADDQTKPRFHGPIAKALNWRPLSPFARTLIVLLLVLPLLFTGIYMWSMWDPTGSVPNTRLAIVNEDKGVDQGEGEENFGKNVVEGLTSRDYLNVTEVDAKQASDGLLKGKYLFTITIPEDFSKNVVTVIDEDPAQAKILFDFNDYNGTNGAILTSGLVPQIQNEVAVEVTKTYAEQVLGGLNELGDGIKQAADGSKQLDDGVGQLQEGAGQAVDGINQLDDGAGELNDGTGQLQDGVIRLSDGAGQLDDGAGQLANGLLELSGGTDQLADGARQIDEGVGQLTGMLIPILQNVQGAVGQLQPVIDLLRTVGMHAEADKVAGIVGQLDPANPENIVSDLQRLKAGTAELHANLADPNMPYRNGLNQLIDGSQQLKAGTGELRAGTGELSDGAFQLHDGTTRLKEGTGQLREGGVQLTDGIGQLKDGSNQLATALGEGAKRAPTVQRMDESTTQMAVPIVFEEANLHPTQEVVDPENPTVQELSSGFSMLGLIVISFLLMAVVNMLLPHAVGRRDHSRTAFGPVIKAWAPAFGINLALVALIAFISASVGWRPDNWPAMILVLLLNVAMGTSVYQFFRITFGRLVGSVFNLAFYIYGLVVANAVWPLSTLPAPLAAANPLHPISHARNAFVRATDGIWDHTFWIAIAVLVATTALALIGSTLVYDARRRNLALEDPNENARLRAERAAEQRALANNQYEEHYV from the coding sequence TTGAGCACTAGCATTTCAGCCAACGATTATGATCCGGAGTACCAATACGACTACGCGGATGATCAGACGAAACCGCGTTTCCACGGGCCGATTGCAAAGGCGCTGAACTGGCGCCCACTGTCGCCGTTCGCGCGCACCCTTATTGTTCTTTTGCTGGTTCTTCCGCTGTTGTTCACGGGAATCTACATGTGGTCCATGTGGGACCCGACGGGTTCCGTGCCCAACACGCGTCTGGCCATCGTGAATGAGGACAAGGGCGTTGACCAGGGCGAGGGCGAGGAGAACTTTGGTAAGAACGTCGTCGAAGGTCTGACCAGCCGCGATTACCTCAACGTCACCGAGGTTGACGCGAAGCAGGCGTCTGACGGTTTGCTCAAGGGCAAGTACCTGTTCACCATCACGATCCCGGAGGACTTCTCTAAAAACGTGGTCACCGTGATCGATGAGGATCCGGCGCAAGCAAAGATCCTCTTCGACTTCAACGACTACAACGGCACCAACGGTGCGATTCTTACCTCTGGTCTGGTCCCGCAGATCCAGAATGAGGTCGCGGTCGAGGTGACCAAGACGTACGCTGAGCAGGTCCTCGGCGGCCTGAATGAGCTGGGTGACGGTATCAAGCAGGCGGCTGACGGCTCTAAGCAGCTGGATGACGGTGTTGGCCAGCTCCAGGAGGGCGCGGGTCAAGCGGTTGATGGCATCAATCAGCTTGACGACGGAGCCGGGGAGCTTAACGACGGTACTGGGCAGCTGCAAGACGGTGTGATTCGACTCTCTGACGGTGCCGGCCAGCTTGACGACGGTGCGGGCCAGCTTGCCAACGGTCTGCTTGAACTCTCCGGCGGTACTGACCAGCTTGCTGACGGTGCACGCCAGATCGACGAAGGTGTGGGTCAGCTCACCGGTATGCTGATCCCGATTCTGCAGAACGTCCAGGGTGCGGTTGGCCAGCTGCAGCCGGTCATTGATCTGCTGCGTACCGTCGGCATGCATGCTGAAGCCGACAAGGTTGCGGGCATCGTTGGCCAGCTTGACCCGGCGAACCCGGAAAACATCGTCAGCGACCTCCAGCGCCTCAAGGCTGGTACTGCAGAACTGCACGCGAACCTTGCGGATCCGAACATGCCGTACCGCAATGGTTTGAACCAGTTGATCGACGGTTCTCAGCAGCTTAAAGCGGGTACTGGTGAACTCCGCGCCGGTACCGGTGAGCTTTCTGACGGTGCATTCCAACTGCACGATGGTACGACGCGTTTGAAGGAAGGTACCGGCCAGCTGCGTGAAGGTGGCGTACAGCTGACCGACGGTATCGGTCAGCTGAAGGATGGTTCCAACCAGCTGGCAACCGCCCTGGGCGAGGGTGCGAAGCGCGCACCGACGGTGCAGAGGATGGACGAATCCACTACCCAGATGGCAGTGCCGATCGTCTTCGAAGAAGCGAACCTGCACCCGACCCAGGAAGTCGTCGACCCGGAGAACCCCACGGTTCAGGAGCTCTCCAGCGGTTTCTCCATGCTGGGTTTGATCGTGATCTCCTTCCTGCTGATGGCAGTTGTGAACATGCTTCTGCCGCACGCTGTTGGTCGCCGTGACCACTCCCGCACCGCCTTCGGTCCTGTGATCAAGGCATGGGCTCCGGCGTTTGGTATCAACCTGGCACTGGTTGCTCTGATTGCGTTCATCTCCGCGTCCGTCGGCTGGCGCCCTGACAATTGGCCAGCGATGATCCTGGTCCTGCTGCTCAACGTCGCGATGGGTACGTCCGTCTACCAGTTCTTCCGCATCACCTTCGGACGCTTGGTTGGTTCGGTGTTCAACCTGGCCTTCTACATCTACGGTCTGGTTGTGGCCAACGCGGTCTGGCCGCTGTCCACCCTGCCTGCGCCGTTGGCTGCCGCGAATCCGCTCCACCCGATTAGCCACGCACGTAACGCGTTCGTCCGCGCTACCGACGGGATCTGGGACCACACCTTCTGGATCGCCATCGCCGTTCTGGTGGCCACCACTGCGCTGGCTTTGATCGGCTCGACCTTGGTGTACGATGCACGCCGCCGCAACCTCGCTTTGGAAGATCCAAACGAGAACGCCCGTCTGCGT
- a CDS encoding ATP-dependent DNA ligase, with product MAGKKFEVGGHALTVSNLDKVIYPATDGHDAVTKAEVMHYYLAVAGILVPQVAGRPVTRKRWPDGVGSEPFFRKDLEDSAPEWIARADISHKSGTNTYPLLSGSGAEAGTDAATLAWFAQVAALELHTPQWRFNSDGTPANPDRMVFDLDPGEGVSLTDCAKVARWCRDIVEDMGMACVPVTSGSKGIHLYAGLDGSHTAEQVAAVAHELAKALEADHPDEVTSVMKKSERAGKVFIDWSQNNGKKTTIAPYSLRGKDRPTVAAPRTWEELAAADLRHLTFDEVIARVEDGCDPIASLGFEEPDRLSTYRSMRDPSKTAEPVPLSRPGRRDSRDNHGSAPIFVIQEHHASHLHWDFRLEHSDVLVSWAIPKGPPLDPDLTRLAVQTEDHPIEYAEFEGTIAKGEYGAGEVKIWDSGTYTREKWREGKEVIAVLHGRADGGLGGIPRRFALIRSNKDNSTKDDANWLIKFMKDQSVASGDAPQAGPRREAANPAEGSSREAAKAASRSSISIEHLPEPMLARAGTEADVQRGRREGETWAFEMKWDGYRMLAGVGTDGVALASRNGKDYTAVFPEVAELTGLLDGEAVERGGAIFDGEIVALDERGRPNFGLLQAVAKGDRDGEDFDAELRYMVFDVLQLGAPGASEAQVRSLLRTPYAERRDVLGSVLKSGDVVAVPPSYSGALDNAVTVSRELGLEGIVAKRADSVYLPGQRGRAWLKMKFQHHQEVVVIGAREGKGGRSGGIGSLLLAVPNDDGELIYAGRVGTGFSARQLEEIEKRLRRIKRATPPVEVPAADAADAWWVTPKLVGEVAVTGRTRGGSVRHAVWRGWREDKDPSDVRWEV from the coding sequence ACAAGGTGATTTACCCGGCCACCGACGGCCATGACGCGGTGACAAAAGCCGAGGTGATGCACTACTACCTTGCGGTGGCGGGCATATTGGTCCCGCAGGTCGCTGGCCGGCCGGTGACCCGCAAACGGTGGCCCGACGGAGTGGGCTCGGAGCCGTTTTTCCGCAAGGATCTGGAGGACTCCGCGCCGGAGTGGATCGCGCGCGCCGACATCTCCCATAAATCCGGCACCAACACCTACCCGCTGCTTTCCGGCAGCGGCGCCGAAGCTGGCACCGACGCCGCCACGCTGGCCTGGTTCGCCCAGGTCGCAGCCTTAGAACTGCACACCCCGCAGTGGCGCTTTAACAGCGACGGCACACCCGCGAACCCCGACCGCATGGTTTTTGACCTCGACCCGGGTGAGGGAGTGAGCCTCACCGACTGCGCGAAGGTCGCGCGGTGGTGCCGGGACATCGTCGAAGACATGGGGATGGCCTGCGTGCCCGTGACCTCTGGTTCGAAGGGGATCCATCTTTATGCCGGGCTCGATGGCTCGCACACCGCGGAGCAGGTTGCCGCTGTCGCCCACGAACTGGCCAAAGCGCTGGAAGCCGACCACCCGGACGAGGTCACGTCTGTGATGAAAAAGTCTGAGCGCGCCGGGAAAGTCTTCATTGACTGGAGCCAGAACAACGGCAAAAAGACCACGATTGCACCCTATTCGCTGCGGGGCAAGGACCGCCCCACCGTCGCCGCACCACGCACGTGGGAGGAGCTCGCTGCTGCTGACCTGCGTCACCTCACCTTCGACGAGGTCATCGCGCGCGTCGAGGACGGCTGCGACCCCATCGCATCCCTGGGCTTTGAGGAGCCCGATCGCTTATCGACGTACCGCTCCATGCGCGATCCCTCCAAAACCGCCGAACCCGTACCACTGTCACGGCCCGGCCGCCGCGACAGCCGCGACAACCATGGCAGCGCACCGATCTTTGTCATCCAAGAACACCACGCTTCCCACCTGCACTGGGATTTTCGGTTAGAACACTCCGACGTTTTAGTCTCCTGGGCCATCCCGAAAGGCCCGCCGCTTGACCCTGATCTGACCCGCCTGGCCGTACAAACCGAAGACCACCCCATCGAGTACGCCGAGTTCGAAGGCACCATCGCCAAGGGAGAATACGGCGCCGGGGAGGTAAAGATCTGGGACTCCGGCACCTACACCCGCGAGAAGTGGCGCGAAGGCAAAGAGGTCATCGCCGTCCTCCACGGCCGCGCCGACGGCGGCCTCGGCGGCATCCCCCGACGCTTCGCCCTAATCCGGTCCAATAAGGACAACTCCACAAAAGACGACGCGAACTGGCTGATCAAGTTCATGAAAGACCAGAGCGTGGCGTCTGGCGACGCCCCGCAAGCGGGCCCTCGTCGTGAGGCGGCGAATCCCGCCGAAGGTTCTTCTCGTGAGGCGGCGAAGGCCGCCTCACGGTCGTCGATAAGCATTGAGCATCTGCCCGAACCGATGCTGGCGCGCGCGGGCACCGAGGCCGACGTTCAGCGCGGCAGGCGGGAGGGGGAGACGTGGGCGTTTGAGATGAAGTGGGACGGCTACCGCATGCTCGCTGGTGTTGGCACGGATGGGGTGGCGCTGGCCAGCAGGAACGGGAAAGATTATACGGCCGTTTTTCCTGAGGTCGCGGAGCTGACGGGCCTTCTGGATGGGGAGGCGGTGGAGCGTGGCGGCGCGATTTTCGACGGCGAGATAGTGGCGCTCGATGAACGCGGGCGGCCGAACTTTGGGCTGCTGCAGGCGGTGGCGAAGGGCGACCGTGATGGTGAGGATTTTGATGCGGAGCTGCGCTACATGGTTTTCGACGTGTTGCAGCTTGGCGCGCCGGGGGCGAGTGAGGCACAGGTGCGGTCACTGCTGCGGACGCCCTATGCGGAGAGGCGCGACGTGTTGGGCTCCGTGCTGAAAAGTGGTGACGTGGTTGCGGTGCCGCCGTCGTATAGCGGGGCGTTAGACAACGCGGTGACCGTGAGCCGTGAGCTGGGACTCGAAGGCATCGTGGCGAAGCGCGCGGATTCGGTGTACCTGCCGGGGCAGCGCGGGCGCGCGTGGCTGAAGATGAAGTTTCAGCACCACCAAGAGGTGGTGGTCATCGGCGCGCGCGAGGGCAAAGGCGGGCGCAGCGGCGGGATCGGTTCGCTTCTGCTCGCCGTGCCTAACGACGATGGGGAGCTCATCTACGCAGGCCGGGTAGGGACGGGTTTTAGCGCGCGGCAGCTGGAGGAGATAGAGAAACGTCTTCGCAGAATCAAACGCGCAACCCCACCGGTAGAGGTGCCGGCGGCGGACGCGGCGGACGCGTGGTGGGTGACGCCGAAGCTCGTGGGAGAAGTCGCCGTCACCGGCCGCACCAGAGGTGGAAGCGTCCGACACGCAGTGTGGCGCGGGTGGCGCGAAGATAAAGACCCCTCCGACGTGCGCTGGGAAGTGTGA